The following is a genomic window from Chitinophaga caseinilytica.
CGCGACAAAGGCGTGAACGACCTGTCCAGCGCATTGAAGCGCCGTTTCAACACCGTGATCCTGCCTGTTCCCGATAGTATGGACGAGGAGATCGATATCGTGAAGCGCCGGGTGGAAAGTTTCGAGAAAGTAATGGAACTGCCCGCCGAAAAGCCCGCCCTTGAAGAGATCCGCCGCATCGTCACCATCTTCCGCGAGCTCCGCTCCGGCGTTACGCTCGACGGGAAAACGAAGATCAAAGTGCCGTCGGGCACACTGAGCACGGCCGAAGCCATTTCTGTGGTGAACAACGGTTTGTCGATGGCAGGATATTTCGGCGACGGACACCTCAAAGCCGCCGACCTCGCAGCAGGCATCCTGGGCGCTGTGATCAAGGACCCGGTGCAGGATAAGATCGTGTGGCAGGAATACCTCGAAACGGTAGTGAAACCCCGCGAAAACTGGAAGGATATTTACAGGGCTTGCAGAGACCTTGTGTAAAAAAAGCGTTTATGTCGATACATGTTTTAGGCATACGCCACCATGGCCCGGGCTCTGCCGCCAATGTAAAAAGTTTCCTCGAACGGCTGAAACCGGACATCGTGCTGGTGGAAGGGCCGCCGGAAGCAGATGCGCTCCTGCAATGGGCAGACCATGAAGCGCTGCGCCCGCCCGTAGCGATCCTCGCTTTCCAGGCAGACGATATCCGAAAATCGGTGTTCTATCCCTTCGCCACGTTTTCGCCGGAATGGCAGGCCATTCAATACGCGAAACGCAGCAATATTCCCGTTCGGTTCATGGACCTGCCGCTGGTGCATGCCTTTGCGGAAGATCAGCAAGCGGAGAATAGCGTGGAGCTGGAAAATGTGGTGGCGGAAGAAACGGGAACGTTGGAAAGAAAACCGCATCCCATGGAGGAAATGGCCATGGCGGCGGGTTACGCCAGCAGCGACAAATGGTGGGAACATACCTTCGAGCACCGGCGGATGAACGACCAGGTGTTCGATGCCATCGGCGAAGCGATGCAGGCGATGCGCGAATCGCAGCCTTCCCGTAGCGACCGCGAAGAGCAGCTGCGCGAAGCGTATATGCGCAAGATCATCCGCCAGGCGGAAAAGGAAATGTTCACCTCGATCGCCGTGATCTGCGGCGCCTGGCACGCACCGGCGTTGCGGGAAATGCCCCCGGCGAAAGAAGACAATGAATTGCTGAAAAGCTTGCCGAAAGTAAAAGTGGAATGTACCTGGGCCCCCTGGAGCTACAACCGCCTCAGTTATCAGAGCGGCTACGGCGCGGGGATCCAGTCTCCCGGGTGGTACGAACATATCTGGGAGCATCCCGGCGACGATGGCTCGCGCTGGATGACCAACGTGGCCCGGCTTTTCCGCGAAAATAACATGGACACTTCCGTGGCCCACGTCATCGAAGCCGTTCGCCTCGCGGAATCGCTCGCGGCGCTGAGAGGCTTGCCCAAAGCGGGCCTCGAAGAACTGAACGAAGCCACCGTAAGCGTACTTTGCACCGGCGAAAACATCATGATGCAACTCATCAACGAGCAGCTGATCGTGAGCAACAAAATGGGGCAGGTGCCTTCCGAAGTGCCGAAGCCGCCGCTGCAGGTCGATATTGAAAAGTACCAAAAGAAACTCCGCATCCCCGTTACGCCCGATCCCAAAGACCTGCTGCTCGATCTGCGCAAGGAAGGCGACCTCGAAAAGAGCGTGTTCCTGCACCGTTTACAGCTGCTGGGGCTCACCTGGGCGCAGAAAACGGAAGTAGGCGGGAAGGGGACGTTCAAGGAACAATGGCGCCTGCAGTGGGACCCCGCGTTCACCATCGAGATCATCGAGAAAGGGATCTGGGGCAACACAGCCGCCGAAGCCGCGGCCAGGTTCGTGACCGGTGAAGCACGCGGATCGGGTAGTTTGCGGACGGTGGCAGCACTGCTGTCAGACACCCTGCCCGCAGAATTGCCCGAAGCGGTGGAAGCGTTGATCGGCATGCTGGGCAACCTGTCTGCCGCCAGCAGCGACGTGATGCAGCTGATGGAAGCGATCCCTTCGCTGGTCAGCGTCAGCCGCTACGGGAACGTCCGGAAAACGGACGCGGCGCTGGTGACGGGCATTGTAACGGGCATGATCACACGGATCTGCATTAGTCTGCCCAACGCCTGCAACGCCGTATCCGACGAAGCCGCGCAAACTTTGCTGGAATTGTTGTACCGGATGAACGATTCGGTGAATTTGTTGCAGCAGGAAATCGCCACGGCAGAATGGCAACAATCGCTCAAGACCGTTTCCGAAGGCCGGCAAACCGCGCCCGTCATCGCCGGGTACAGCACCCGTCTGCTGGCTGATCACCAATTATTGACCGGAGACGCGTTGGTGAAGGTGTTCAATTTCGCCATGTCGAAAGCCTCGGCGCCGGCCACGGCAGCCGCATGGCTGGAGGGTTTCCTCAAAGGCAGCGGCACCCTGCTGCTGCTGGACGCGAACCTTTGGAACGTCGTGAACAGCTGGGTGGCCACGCTCGGAGAAAGCGATTTCACGGAAGTACTGCCGCTGCTGCGGAGAACGTTCGCGCATTTCACGCATCCCGAACGGAGAAAATTGGGCGAAAAGGTAAAACAGGGCGGAGGCGCCGCCACCGTGCTGCCATCGGGAACAACGGACGAATTTGATTTTGACCGCGGGGCAAAAGGGCTCCCGGTTGTCATGAACTTACTCGGATACAAATGAACAACGAATTCAATCTCCGCAAATGGCGCATGATCCTCGGCGGTGGACAAAACGACGGTACCGGCGTTGAACTGGGCGGCAACGAGCTGCGGATGGACCGTACGCTGGAAGCGCTGTACGACAGTGAGAGAAGCGGTGGCCTGGGGCCTTCGTCGCCCAACGTAAGCCGCTGGCTGGGCGATATCCGTACCTTTTTCCCGAACACGGTGGTGCAGGTGATGCAGCAAGACGCGCTCAAGCGCCTCAACCTCACCCAGATGCTGTTCGAAAAGGAAATGCTGGAAAACGTAACGCCGGATGTGCACCTCGTGGCCACGCTCATGACCCTCAGCCGCGTGATCCCCGATAAAACGAAAGACACCGCGCGGCAGGTGGTCAGGAAAGTCGTGGACGAACTGATGCGGAAACTGCAGCATCCCATGCAGCAGGCCGTTTCCGGCAGCCTCAACCGCAGTATGCGGAACTACCGGCCGCGGCACAACGAAATCAACTGGGACATCACCATCCGCAAAAACCTCCGGCACTACCAACCCGAATTCAAAACTATCATCCCCGAGGTAAAAGTGGGTTACGGCCGCAAAAGGACGGCGCTGAAAGACGTGGTGCTCTGCATCGACCAAAGCGGCTCCATGGGCACATCCGTCGTGTATTCCGGGATATTCGGCTCCGTGATGGCGTCTATCCCCGCCATCAGAACGAAGATGGTCGTGTTCGACACCGCCGTCGCGGATCTTACCGAAGAGCTGACAGACCCCGTGGAACTGCTTTTTGGGGTGCAACTGGGCGGTGGGACCGACATCAATGCCGCGCTTACCTATTGCCGCCAGATCATCACCCGTCCGATGGATACGGTGCTGGTGCTCATTACCGACCTGTACGAAGGCGGGAACGAAGCCGAAATGCGCAAACGCGCGGCCGAGCTCACCGCCGCCGGTGTGCAGGTAGTGGTGTTGCTGGCGCTCAATGATGAAGGCGCCCCGTCCTACGATCACGACAACGCACAATATTTTTCCAGCCTCGGCATTCCCGTGTTCGCCTGCACGCCCGACAAATTCCCCGACCTCATGGCGGCCTCCCTCAGCCGGCAGGATATCGGCAGTTGGGCTGCGAAAGAAGACCTGGCATTGAAAAGGTAACTTATGTAATTACCTCGTCATATGGTTGTTTATTGTCATAACAGATTGATTATTGGGGATTTACATAAATTTGTCCTCAAAATCGCAAGCATATGACCTTACCTGCAGTTAATCTCAGAAGCCTCCTGTTCTTCGTAGCGGCGGCACTGTTAACCTCCTGTGCGGCGTCCAAGAAAGGGACTTCCCATGCTTATATGACCAAGCAGTACAAGGAGCTGAAGAAAGTTTTGAACGAAGCGGATGTTTCCATCCTGAACGACAGCCTGAAAATTATCTTCCCCAACAACGTGATGTTCGCTACCAACTCCGACCAGTTGAAAGACGAAATCAAGCCCACTTTCGGCCGGTTTGCGGAAGTGCTGAACAAGTTCGACAAAACGAAGATCCTGGTGACGGGGTATACAGACAATACCGGCACCGACCAGATCAATAACGACCTGTCCGAAAAACGGGCCGTGAGCGGGAAAAACCAGCTCACCGCCAGCGGCGTTGCGGGCGACAGGCTCTTCACCTGGGGACTGGGATCGCGCCACCCCATCGCAACGAACGATTCGGAAGACGGACGGTCCAAAAACAGACGGATCGAATTCGTGATCCTTTACGACGTCAAACCTGAAAGTAAATAAATGAAAAAGCAGTCCCGCGGGACTGCTTTTTTTATGAGATCTGAATATCGTATTTCCCCAACAACCCCAGTACCCCCGGCACCGAGAACTTCGCTTTTTTGATTTTGTTCCGCTCCGGATCGATGAGGTAATGCTCTGCCGTGCGGAAGTCTGCCTGCTCCAATACCGTATTGCTGAAAACCGCGTTCAGCAGGTCGCAATGCGGGAATGCGGACCCCGTGAGATCGGCGTTCGTGAAATCAGTTTCGCGCAACTGGCAATGGGCGAACGTCGTTTTTTTGATTTTCAGGCCGAAGAAGGATGAACTGGTGAGCGTGCATCGCTCGAAAGTGAACGACAGGTTGAAGGAATTGCATTCGTCGAACCGGAGGCCGAGGAGTTTGCAGTCCTGGAATTTCACGCCGCGCAGCGCCGTTCCCTTGAACTTCGCCAGGGTAAAGTTGCAGCCGGAAAAAGTGCAGTCGATAAAAACGACGTTGACAAGCGGGCTTTCGGAAAAATCGCAGTTCCGGAAAGTACATGCCTCGTATTCGCCGGGCGAGAGTGGCTGCGCGCGATAGTCTTGCCGCTCGAAAGCCTGATCGTAAAATTCGGTTTCCATATCCCTGAAAATTAATCATTTCCTCCAGATCTTGCTGCTGAATTCACTTGACTGCGCTTTTGGGGCCGACCAATGCTCCCCTTAATGACGTCAATTCTCCGTCAATTCCGGTGAAAAAACTATCACTCCACCTCCGATATTTACTGTTATTTAGGAATGCAAACGATTGCATTTATTCACGTTATTGAAAACTTCCACTTATGAAAAGAATTTTACCCCTCGTCGTCCTGTTTTTATGGACGCACACGGCATTGCACGCTGCCATCATCCGCGTGACGTCAATTTCCGCGCTGCAGTCCGCCATTAATGCCGCCGTCCCCGGCGACGTGATCGTGCTGGCTAACGGTGTGTACACCACTACCGGTACGATTACCGTCAACCGCCAGGGCACGGCGGCGCAGCCCATCATCATCGCGGCGGAAACCGTGGGCGGTGTGGAGATCAACGGTGCGGGCGGGTTCCAGGTATTGAGCCCGGCCCGTTACATTACCATCACCGGGTTTATATTCCGTCATGCGGCGGGAAAATCGTCGACCGCTCAGGGCACCGGCTTCGTCCGCCTCATGCATAACGTGTACGAGACGCCCGGTGAAGGCGACAACCTGAACATCCAGGGGAACGATCATGAGCTGTCGTACTGCACGTTCCGCAACAAGCGCGGCCTGGGCCAGTACGTTTCGATCCACGGTTCGGGCAACGGCGGCAGCCAGGTGGCGCAACGGATCTGGGTGCACCACAACTATTTCTACAAGCAGTATCCCGGCGGCGGGAACGGCTCCGAAACCATCCAGTTCGGATTGAGCGGCTACAGCCTTTCTTCGAGCCACAGCGTGGTGGAATACAATCTTTTCGAAGAATGCGACGGGGAGAACGAAGGTATTTCGGTGAAGGCGTCGCACGTAACGTTGCGCTACAATACCATCCGCAACAATCCCGCGCAGTTTACGCTTCGGCATGGGAATTTCTGCCAGGTGTACGGCAATTATTTCATCAAAACGCCGGGCATCCGCATTTTCGGGGATGATCACACCATCCATTCCAATTATTTCGACAGCTGCAGCATCGCCATCAATATCGGGAATGGCAGCGCGGAAGTATCAGAAGGCGGGGCGCTCACCTCGCACGACCGGCCAGACCGGGTATTGATCGCATTCAATACGCTCAACGGCAACGCGCAGAATATCCGCCAGGCCGCGCGCACGGATGGTTTGGGATCCACCTACATCACCGGCGCCTACAACATCATTCAGAACAGTACGTACGATGCGTTGCAGATCGCCGGGCCCAGTACGGGCTCGGTTTGGCGGGGCAACATCCTGCATAATGTGCCGGCCGGTATTTTCCCGGATACTTCTTATACCAATGAAAATCCGCTGCTGGAGCGGGATGAGAACGGCATCTGGCACCTGGCGCAGAACAGTCCTGCCATCGGGAAGGGCGGCGCCGGATATCCGCTGGTGACGGTAGATTTGGATGGTCAGCCCCGCACATCGCCCATGGACGCGGGTGCCGATCAGTTTTCCATAGCGCCGGTGAAAGCCATTCCGCTGGATAGTACCATGGTCGGCTATCTCGCCGGCGGCGACGGACCTCGCGCCGGCATTACCGCTCCTGCGAACGGTGCGCTGATCAAAGCCGGCGATACTGTTTCCATACAGGCGACCGCGATTTCATTTTCCGATACGATCGCAAGGGTTGAATTTTATGTGGATGGGGTGAAGGTAGGGGAGGATTCATCGGCCCCTTATGCATTCGCCTGGACGGCAGTTTATGGTCAACACAGCATTTCGGTGAAGGCATTCGACCGGAAAGGCCGTGAGTCCGCGACTGCGCAATCCCAGGTGACCGTAAACCCTCGCGGCACCGATGTTTCACTGACTTCACCGGTGGCAGGAACGGTTTTCGTTTCGCCGGTATTCATCCAGTTGTCGGCAACAGCTTCCGACAGCCTGGGCGGCATCGTGGCCGTGTCTTTCTACGCAGATACGGCGCTGATCGGAACAGACAGCACGGCGCCCTACGCTTTGCGTTGGTACGGCCCGGCCGCGGGCAATTATTCCGTGACGGCGAAAGCCCTCAACGCATCGGGCCAAACGGCCATCTCCGGCGCATCCGCCATCAAGGTCAGGATCGGCAATATCGATATTACCGACAACGGCGGAACGATCTCCGGTCAATACCCGAACCCTTCCAAACCCACCGAAGACCTGCCTTCGCTCATCGACAACAACCCCGGCACCAAATACTACCGCAGCGGCCGCACGGCGCTCTGGGTACAATACAAATCGACAGAGCCCGCCATCGTTGTGCGTTACACGATCACTTCGGGGAACGACCGTCCCGCCCGCGATCCCCGCGACTGGGCACTCCTCGGCTCCGTCGATTCCCTCAGCTGGGATACGCTCGACGTGCGTGCCGGCGAAACGTTCTCCGGCCGCGGACAGCTGCGCTCCTTCGATGTTGCGGGCAATACGAAAGCTTATGTCTACTATCGTTTCAACATGACGGCAAATAACGGTGAAGGCAACACGCAGTTCGCGGAGTGGGAACTGTTTGAACGGCGGATGCAGTCCATCGTATTCGACAGCATCGGTGAGCGCCGTTACGGAACTGCGCCGTTGCAGCTGGTGGCCGAATCTACGGTCGGGCTGCCGGTCACCTTCTCGGTGGTGGAAGGGCCCGCGGTGCTGGAGGGTTCGCAACTCACTTTCACGGGGCCTGGAACGGTGACGGTGAAAGCCTCCGCCGCCGGGACCGACAACTATTTCCCGGCAGATACCGTGCAGACGTTTACCGTTCTCAAAGGCATCCAAACCATCCAGTTCCCGCCGGTTGCTCCCCGCCTGAAATATGAGACCATTCAGTTGCAGGCCTCCAGCTCCATCGGATTGCCGGTGCGTTTTGCGCTGGTCGACGGCGGTGGGATCCTGAACGGAAATTCGCTGAAACTTACGACCACGGGGATCGTGACGGTGCGCGCGCTGGCAGACAGTACCGCGCTGTATGAATCTGCGTCTGCGGAGCAGGGGATTCTCGTATTGGGGATCGGTTTGATCGCAGACCCCATCGGCATCACGATCTTCCCCAACCCCACGCGCGGCCCCATCACCGTGAAGCTGGACAACAAAAAGAACCGTGGATATGTGTTCCAGGTCATCGACCGGATGGGCAACCAGGTGGCCAGAACGGTGATCCCCCAGGGCCAGGGCGCCACGCAGGTGCAGTTCGACCTTTCTTCACAGATCGATGGTATCTATTTCCTGCATGTGTCTGACGGTGTCGTGAAAACCGTTCGCGCGATCATGAAGTATTGATGCGAGGATCGATTGAATGCAGTAAAGGCGGCTCTTTCCGGGCCGCCTTTACTGTTTTGGATGAGGTTATTCTTCGGTGTTTGCTATCGGTTCGAAAACGCCCCTTTCCATCCTGATCTTCAGTTTTTGCATGAAAGCGGCCGGATCGAAGCCTTCTTTCCGATAAGCTTGCTGAACGGCGGTTTTAGCGGCCTGCAGGGCTTCCGCGTTCTTCCACCGCGCGGTGGTGATGCAGATGAAATCCCCATTTTCGGCCGTGTGGCCGAGCAGTTCATCTTCCAGGAATCCCGGCAGGGTTTTGATGAAATCCCGGTTGATGCGGACGCGCTCCAGGAACGCCTTTTTCGCTGCTGCGGGCACGGTAAACTGGTCGACGAAGCGCACTTCCCCCGGCTGGTTTTTCGCCCGGATCTGCGATTCATCGGCGGGCAGTTGCCGGAGCTGCTGCAGGAATCCCAACCGGTCGTTGAACAAAAATCCGTCTATGACTTTTTCATGTTTGAGCGTGAAAATAGCGATGGCATTGTGGGTGATGTGGAGACCGGTGGCGGAAATGTGCTGAAAATCGCCCGCATGCGTGCCTTTCCATTGCCATTTCACCATCACTTTATCACCCTCCGCGATAAATTCCAGCAGTTGCCACCGGATGTCGGGGAAGGAGCGGATAAGCCCTAGGATGGAGGCTTCGAAGGCTGCCGGGCCTTTCAGCCCGGAGGGACCGGTATATTCGTTCGCCACATATTTCGGCATGTCGGCAAAATGCCGCTCGTTGATCACCTGCTCAAAGAGCTGGCGTACCACCTCTTTGTTGTGTTGTGCGGTACTGGTATCGGTTTGTTCGATGGCGGGGGAGAGGAAATGTTGTGCGGGAGCGGATTCCGGGCTGAGGGAAACCGATAGGGCCAGGCTGGCTGCGGAAAGTATGGTAGTCATCATCTTAGATTTTTTACAAAACTACCTGCAGTGCTGCGGAAGAAATTGTAAAAAATCATTGATTTACCAGCCGCGGGCGGCGCTGAAATACGCTTTCGGGGTTTGACCGGTGAACTGCCTGAAATCGCGTATAAAGTGCGACTGATCGAAGTACCCCGCTTCGTAGGCGGCCTGTGTGAGCGATTCGGTGTCGTGGTAGCGCCCGACGAGGGTATTCAGCCGTACGAGCGCCGCGTATTGCTTCGGCGTAGCGCCCATCCGGGCGCGGAACCGTTTCTCCAGCGGGTCTTGACTGATGTGCAGGGCTTCCGCCAGCGATTTGATGCGCAGGTTGCCGTTTTGCCGTTTGATAAGGGAAGCCGCTTCCAGTACCAATCCGTCTTGCGGGATTTGGGTCAGTTGGCGGAGGAGGAACGTTTCCAGCAGAAAAAGCCGCTGCGGATGCCCGGGGGCTTCGGCCAGCCGTTCCAGCAATGCATGTATTTCGGTGGAAGGGAATATATCCTGCGTATCCACGCTCAACCCGAACAGCTCGTGCGCCGGCAGCCGGGTAAATGCATGGATGGCGCCTTCGCGGCAAACAGCCAGGAGGTTGGATGTTCCTTTTTCGTACCGGAAACCCCGCGCGTTCTTCCGCAAACCGCTGATAACGGAGCCTGGCAACACTTCTGATTTGCTGTCCGATTCCTGCACGATCCGGCCGCCGAACCGGAACGAAAGCACCAGCGAAGTGCCGGGGATCGTTTGGTTGAGGATGTCCGCATCGCTTTCGATCAGGAGGTACTCGCTGATGAAGGGCGCAAGCGGGGCGGAAGGCTGGAATTTCCGGATGGTCATGCCTTAAAATTACGGAATCCGGACGGTTAAAAACAGCGCGACCGTACGAGCATAGCCGTACGGTCGCCGAAAGCAGGATGTCCGGTTACGTGTTAGGGTTGAATGGGGATATCAAACATGAACTGTAGACCGCCGCCGGAATTGCGTTCTACCTGCAGCGGGGTGTTATAGAGTTTCTCCAGCCTTAGGGCGGTGTTGCGGAGCCCTACGCCGGAGCCGAGCATGATTTGATCGAGCGGGCCGCAGAAGCCGGCGCCGGTGTCGCTGACGGTGCAGCGCAGTTTGTTGTTGTGCCGGGCACAGCGGATGGTGATGGCGCCGCCGTCGATGCACGGGCCGATCCCGTGTTTTACGGCGTTTTCCACCAGCGGTTGCAGTAACATCGGGGGGATGCGCATCCCTTGCACCGATGGAGCCGCGTCTATTTCAACATGGAGACGGGAGGAGAAGCGGTGTTGTTCGATCTGGAGGTAGTCGCGTAGGAAGGAAAGCTCCTGGCCCAGGGGCACCAGGTCTGTCCGGGTGGAGTTCAGCGCATACCGGAACGTATCCGCCAGTTGCGCGATGAGCTCCCTGGCGGCTTCCTGTTCGGCAGGCAGGCTGGCGTTCACCCGGTTGAGGGCGTTGAAGAGAAAATGAGGCTGTATCTGCGCTTTCAGGGCCTGTAATTCCGCCTGCAAAGCCTGTTCCTGCAATAAGCGGACTTCCGCTTCCCGGTCGGGGATCCCGGCCACAGTCCGATTTTCACCCGGCATGCGGAGCAGCAGGACGGTGATGGTCACGGCTGCCAGTGCGAGCACGGCTGCGAGCCCGCCGGATGCGCCGCTTTGGTGAACAGTGAAGGCCAGCAATAGCAGCGAAGCCGCGAGCAGTCCGGCGATCATGGTTTGTACAAGAAGGGGGGCTTTCTTTTCTACAAGCAACATGGTCATGAAGTTTCCTCAAAACTACCTGACAACGCAAACGGATTTTTCCGATGTATTACTCGTATTTGAAACTGAGTAATTTTACTTACCCGGAATGGAGGCGGAAAACCGGGAATGGGAAGGTGTATTAGCTGGCGAGCCCCAGTTCCATGGCTTTTCTTACCAGGGCGGCGGTATTTTTCACGTCCAGCTTCTGCATGAGGTTGTAGCGATGGTTTTCTATGGTGCGCACGCTGAGCGACAGCTTGTCGGCGATGTCCTGGTTGCTGCTTCCCTGGGCGATGAACCCCAGTATCTCTTTTTCGCGCCGGGTGAGGGAAGGGGCGTAGCGGCTCGGTTTCCGCTGGATGATCTGCTGGAACATCTGGTCTTTCAATTCCCCATGCACATACTGATCGCCTGCATGCACGGCATCGATCGCTTCGCGGATCTCGCGGCTGCCGGCCGTTTTGAGCAGGTATCCCGCCGCACCGTTCTGAAATGCGGTACGGATGGTATGCTTATCTTCCACATTCGTGAAAATGATGACCCGCGTGTCCGGATAATCGGCCGAAACCCGCCGGCACAGCGCCAACCCGTCTTGCCCCGGCAACTGGATGTCGAGGAAAAGGATGTTGGGCGCGGCAGCCTGCAAACCGTCCAGCAACTGGTCGCCGTTTTGCCAGGCGCCAGACACGGTAACGTCCGGGAAACCCTGCAAAATCATTTGTAAACCATTGAGAATGGCGGGATGATCGTCTACCAGTGCGATAGTAATGCGGTCCATGAGAATCGGTTAGATATGTAATATTAATGGTTTCCCGGGAGATATGAAAGAATTCCCCGCTTACAGCTGTTCTGGCATCAAATATGCATTACCATCCTATATGTTAAACCTGTTGTAACGCGTAAACCCAGACGCATTTACAACGTCTAATTAACAAGAACTAAAACCAGCATGTATGAAACGGATTTTTCTCATCCTGGCTGTGATGACCGCTTTTACGGCCTCTACCCCGTCTCCCGCCTCGGCACAGGTGAACGTGAGTATCAACCTTGGTATTCAGCCCGCCTGGGGCCCCGTGGGTTACGACTACGCGGAGTACTATTACCTTCCTGATATTGACATTTACTATTACATCCCGACGCAGACGTACATCTACTTCGACTTCGGCCGATGGGTCCACACCCGTTATCTGCCGGCCCGTTACGGATATTACGACTTCTACCGGGGTTACAAAGTGGTGATCAACCAGCGCGATCCCTGGAGATTCCATAACCGCTACCGCAGGGAGTATTCACATTACCGGAACAACTATACGCAGATCGTTTGGCGAGACCGCCCCGGCGACCGACGCGAATGGAACGACCGCTGGAGAAACCACCCGGAAGAACGCCGCGAATGGAACAGTCGCCCCGTACAGCGCCGGGTAGATAACGATAATCGCCGCGAATGGACGCGCGACAACGACCGGAACAACGACCGCGACAATAATCGCCGCGAATGGAATCAGAACAACAATAACAATAA
Proteins encoded in this region:
- a CDS encoding DUF5682 family protein → MSIHVLGIRHHGPGSAANVKSFLERLKPDIVLVEGPPEADALLQWADHEALRPPVAILAFQADDIRKSVFYPFATFSPEWQAIQYAKRSNIPVRFMDLPLVHAFAEDQQAENSVELENVVAEETGTLERKPHPMEEMAMAAGYASSDKWWEHTFEHRRMNDQVFDAIGEAMQAMRESQPSRSDREEQLREAYMRKIIRQAEKEMFTSIAVICGAWHAPALREMPPAKEDNELLKSLPKVKVECTWAPWSYNRLSYQSGYGAGIQSPGWYEHIWEHPGDDGSRWMTNVARLFRENNMDTSVAHVIEAVRLAESLAALRGLPKAGLEELNEATVSVLCTGENIMMQLINEQLIVSNKMGQVPSEVPKPPLQVDIEKYQKKLRIPVTPDPKDLLLDLRKEGDLEKSVFLHRLQLLGLTWAQKTEVGGKGTFKEQWRLQWDPAFTIEIIEKGIWGNTAAEAAARFVTGEARGSGSLRTVAALLSDTLPAELPEAVEALIGMLGNLSAASSDVMQLMEAIPSLVSVSRYGNVRKTDAALVTGIVTGMITRICISLPNACNAVSDEAAQTLLELLYRMNDSVNLLQQEIATAEWQQSLKTVSEGRQTAPVIAGYSTRLLADHQLLTGDALVKVFNFAMSKASAPATAAAWLEGFLKGSGTLLLLDANLWNVVNSWVATLGESDFTEVLPLLRRTFAHFTHPERRKLGEKVKQGGGAATVLPSGTTDEFDFDRGAKGLPVVMNLLGYK
- a CDS encoding VWA domain-containing protein; protein product: MNNEFNLRKWRMILGGGQNDGTGVELGGNELRMDRTLEALYDSERSGGLGPSSPNVSRWLGDIRTFFPNTVVQVMQQDALKRLNLTQMLFEKEMLENVTPDVHLVATLMTLSRVIPDKTKDTARQVVRKVVDELMRKLQHPMQQAVSGSLNRSMRNYRPRHNEINWDITIRKNLRHYQPEFKTIIPEVKVGYGRKRTALKDVVLCIDQSGSMGTSVVYSGIFGSVMASIPAIRTKMVVFDTAVADLTEELTDPVELLFGVQLGGGTDINAALTYCRQIITRPMDTVLVLITDLYEGGNEAEMRKRAAELTAAGVQVVVLLALNDEGAPSYDHDNAQYFSSLGIPVFACTPDKFPDLMAASLSRQDIGSWAAKEDLALKR
- a CDS encoding OmpA family protein, translated to MTLPAVNLRSLLFFVAAALLTSCAASKKGTSHAYMTKQYKELKKVLNEADVSILNDSLKIIFPNNVMFATNSDQLKDEIKPTFGRFAEVLNKFDKTKILVTGYTDNTGTDQINNDLSEKRAVSGKNQLTASGVAGDRLFTWGLGSRHPIATNDSEDGRSKNRRIEFVILYDVKPESK
- a CDS encoding pentapeptide repeat-containing protein; translation: METEFYDQAFERQDYRAQPLSPGEYEACTFRNCDFSESPLVNVVFIDCTFSGCNFTLAKFKGTALRGVKFQDCKLLGLRFDECNSFNLSFTFERCTLTSSSFFGLKIKKTTFAHCQLRETDFTNADLTGSAFPHCDLLNAVFSNTVLEQADFRTAEHYLIDPERNKIKKAKFSVPGVLGLLGKYDIQIS
- a CDS encoding chondroitinase-B domain-containing protein, with amino-acid sequence MKRILPLVVLFLWTHTALHAAIIRVTSISALQSAINAAVPGDVIVLANGVYTTTGTITVNRQGTAAQPIIIAAETVGGVEINGAGGFQVLSPARYITITGFIFRHAAGKSSTAQGTGFVRLMHNVYETPGEGDNLNIQGNDHELSYCTFRNKRGLGQYVSIHGSGNGGSQVAQRIWVHHNYFYKQYPGGGNGSETIQFGLSGYSLSSSHSVVEYNLFEECDGENEGISVKASHVTLRYNTIRNNPAQFTLRHGNFCQVYGNYFIKTPGIRIFGDDHTIHSNYFDSCSIAINIGNGSAEVSEGGALTSHDRPDRVLIAFNTLNGNAQNIRQAARTDGLGSTYITGAYNIIQNSTYDALQIAGPSTGSVWRGNILHNVPAGIFPDTSYTNENPLLERDENGIWHLAQNSPAIGKGGAGYPLVTVDLDGQPRTSPMDAGADQFSIAPVKAIPLDSTMVGYLAGGDGPRAGITAPANGALIKAGDTVSIQATAISFSDTIARVEFYVDGVKVGEDSSAPYAFAWTAVYGQHSISVKAFDRKGRESATAQSQVTVNPRGTDVSLTSPVAGTVFVSPVFIQLSATASDSLGGIVAVSFYADTALIGTDSTAPYALRWYGPAAGNYSVTAKALNASGQTAISGASAIKVRIGNIDITDNGGTISGQYPNPSKPTEDLPSLIDNNPGTKYYRSGRTALWVQYKSTEPAIVVRYTITSGNDRPARDPRDWALLGSVDSLSWDTLDVRAGETFSGRGQLRSFDVAGNTKAYVYYRFNMTANNGEGNTQFAEWELFERRMQSIVFDSIGERRYGTAPLQLVAESTVGLPVTFSVVEGPAVLEGSQLTFTGPGTVTVKASAAGTDNYFPADTVQTFTVLKGIQTIQFPPVAPRLKYETIQLQASSSIGLPVRFALVDGGGILNGNSLKLTTTGIVTVRALADSTALYESASAEQGILVLGIGLIADPIGITIFPNPTRGPITVKLDNKKNRGYVFQVIDRMGNQVARTVIPQGQGATQVQFDLSSQIDGIYFLHVSDGVVKTVRAIMKY
- a CDS encoding ester cyclase encodes the protein MMTTILSAASLALSVSLSPESAPAQHFLSPAIEQTDTSTAQHNKEVVRQLFEQVINERHFADMPKYVANEYTGPSGLKGPAAFEASILGLIRSFPDIRWQLLEFIAEGDKVMVKWQWKGTHAGDFQHISATGLHITHNAIAIFTLKHEKVIDGFLFNDRLGFLQQLRQLPADESQIRAKNQPGEVRFVDQFTVPAAAKKAFLERVRINRDFIKTLPGFLEDELLGHTAENGDFICITTARWKNAEALQAAKTAVQQAYRKEGFDPAAFMQKLKIRMERGVFEPIANTEE
- a CDS encoding helix-turn-helix transcriptional regulator; its protein translation is MTIRKFQPSAPLAPFISEYLLIESDADILNQTIPGTSLVLSFRFGGRIVQESDSKSEVLPGSVISGLRKNARGFRYEKGTSNLLAVCREGAIHAFTRLPAHELFGLSVDTQDIFPSTEIHALLERLAEAPGHPQRLFLLETFLLRQLTQIPQDGLVLEAASLIKRQNGNLRIKSLAEALHISQDPLEKRFRARMGATPKQYAALVRLNTLVGRYHDTESLTQAAYEAGYFDQSHFIRDFRQFTGQTPKAYFSAARGW